In Serinicoccus marinus DSM 15273, the genomic stretch GCCGCCGCGGCGCGGCGACAGCCCGCCGCCGCCCCGAGCCTGGGCCGAGCGGGAGCCGGCCGCCGCCGAACGCCTCACGCAGGTCCGGGCCGACCTGTCCGACCTGTCCGAGCGGCTCGAGATCCCGGTCGAGAACCTCATGACGCCGGACGTGGTGCGGCGGATCCTCTGGAAGCCTCCCGCGGAGATGGGCGACGAGTCAGGGGACGGAGATGCGGCGGACGCGGTCGACCGTGCGGCGGCGGAGCTGGGAGCCCGCCCCTGGCAGCGCCAGCTGGTGGTGCCGATCCTCCTCGCTGCCCTGGAGGCCCACCCCTCCTGACCACCGAGCGCCGCCCATGGTTGGCCTCGACCCCACCGAGCGCCGCCCATGGTTGCCGGCGTCAGCGGGCAGAGTGCTCGTGCACCAGCTCGACCACCCGGGTGAGCACCGTCGGGTCGGTGTCGGGCAGGACTCCGTGGCCCAGGTTGAAGATGTGTCCCGGCACACCATCCGCTCGCCCCTCGTCGACGATCTCGCGCACGCGGGCGGCGAGCGCCTCCCAGGGGGCGAAGAGGAGGGCCGGGTCGAGGTTGCCCTGGACGGCATACCGTCCACCGGTCCTTGCCGCCCCGTCGGACAGGCTGACCCGGTAGTCGACACCGATGACGTCGGCCCCCGCCTGCGCCATCGCTGGCAGCAGCTCGCCGGTGCCCACGCCGAAGTGGATGCGCGGCACACCGAGGTCGCCGATCCCCTCCAGCACGGACCGGCTGTGCGGCTCGACGTGGCGCAGGTAGTCGGCGCGGGAGAGGTGGCCGGCCCAGGAGTCGAAGAGCTGCACCGCGCTCGCTCCGGCCTCGACCTGGACCCGGAGGAAGGTCCGCGAGATCTGTGCGAGTCGGGCGCACAGGTCGCTCCACAGCTGCGGGTCGCCGTGCATGAGCGCCTTGGTCCGCTCGTGGTTCTTCGACGGTCCGCCCTCGACGAGGTAGGACGCGAGGGTGAAGGGGGCTCCCGCGAAGCCGATCAGAGGCGTATGCCCCAGCTCGCCGACGAGCAGCCGCACCGATTCCGCGATGTCAGGGAGGTGCTCCGCAGTGAGCTCCGGCAGGCGGTCGAGGTCGGCACGGGTCCGGATCGGCTCGGCGATGACCGGGCCGGTCCCCGCGACGATGTCGAGGTCCACCCCGACGGCCATGAGAGGCACGACGATGTCGCTGAAGAAGATCGCCGCATCGACGCCATGGCGACGCACCGGCTGCAGCGTGATCTCGGTGACCAGCTCCGGGGTGCGGCAGGCGGTGAGCATCGGCACGTCGCGCCGCACCTCGCGGTACTCCGGCAGGGACCGCCCGGCCTGACGCATGAACCACACCGGGGTATGCCCGACCGGCTGCCTCCGCGCGGCGCGCACCAGCACGCTGTCGGCGGGGCTCGGGGTGAGATCGGTGGAGGATGAGGCAGGGGAGGTCACCGCACGAGTCTCGCACGGCATACCTGATCCGGACGGGGGCAACCATTCGCGACGCTCGGTGGGGCCAGGGGCAACCATTCGCGACGCTCGGTGGGCTACTCCGCGTGGTGGTGCGACACATGTGGGCTCTCGGTCTCCGGGGCGGTGCTGCGGGCGGACGACGAACCATGGCGCCGGCGCCACCACCAGAGCACCGGCACGAGGATCAGCGCCAGCACGACCAGGAAGGGCAGCAGCGCTCCGAGCAGCGTCAGCAGCACCGTCACGGACGCGGCGAAGGCGTCCCAGCCCTGCTGCAGCCCGGCGACGAACCCGGTGTCCGGCCGTGCCTCGTCGAGGTCCTGCGACGCCTCGGCGAGATGCAGCGTGATCGTGGACCGGGTGACGTCGTCGGCGAGCACCTGCATCCGCGCCTTGAGCGCATCGAGCTCGGCCTCGCGGGTCGACAGCTCGCGCTCCAGGCTGGCGATCGACTCGACGTCGGGGGCCTCCTCGACGAGGTCCCGCAGCCGGGTGGCCCCGGCCTCGAGCGTGGCGATGCGGGCCTCGACGTCGCGGTACTCCGTCGTCACGTCGTCAGCGCTGCTGCTGGAGGACTGCACCTGACCCAGCTCGCCCAGCGTCGCCACCACCGGGTCCAGCTCGGCGGAGGGGACCCGCAGCACGAGCGACCCGTAGCCACCACGGTCCTCGGTGCCCGGCCGCACGTCCTCGGAGGAGACATAGCCCCCGGCGCCCGTCACCGTCGCGCGGGCGCGGGTCACGGCGGCGTCGACCGCCTCGACGACGACCTCGAGCTCGACGCGGCGCACCATGAGCGGCGCCTCGCCGTCCGTCGCGACGGAGCCCTCGCCGATCTCCGCAGCGGCTTCGGCGGCGCGGCTCCCTGCCTCGTCGCCACCCTCCTGCGCGGCGTCACCCTCCGCCCCGTCCTCTGCGTCGGCGGCATAGCCGGAGGCGGCGTCCGCTCCTGCGTTCTGCGCGCCGCTGTCGGCACTGCTGCACCCCGTCAGCAGCGCCAGCAGCACCGCCACCACGGCTGCCACGATCGTCCTGGTGCCCATCGGCTCGCCTTTCCTCGAACGCCCGCACGGCGACCCCCTGCGGATCGACGGTGCGACGGGAGCCACCGGCGGGGTCGTTCCGCCGCGGCGGTCACGAGCGCGTCACGATGACGACGGCGGGGTCACGGGTCGGTCACGCCGGCCCGGGTGAGACGCTGGAGGTATGACGTCCTGGCTGGTCATCGGTGGGGGGGTCAGTGGGCTCACGGCGGCGCTGGCGGTGCTCGAGCGCGAGCCGACCGCCCGGGTCACCGTGCTGGAGGGCAGCGACCGCCCCGGCGGCAAGCTGAGCGGTGCGCGGGTCGCCGGGTGCGAGGTGGACGTCGGCGCCGAGGCCGTGCTGGCCCGGCGCCCCGAGGCCGTCGAGCTCGCAGACCAGGTCGGACTGGGCGACGAGCTCGTCCACCCCACCTCAGCCGGGGCGCAGGTCTGGAGCCGGGGCCGCATCCACCCGCTGCCGCGGCGCACCCTCATGGGGGTGCCGGCGGACCCGGGGGCGCTCACCGGGCTGCTCACCGGCGACGAGGTCCGCCGTGCGGCGGCCGAACCAGCGGGCCGGGTCGAGGCCGACGACGTGAGCGTGGGGGAGCTCGTCAGCGGGCGGATGGGTGGCGCCGTGACGCAGCGACTGGTCGAGCCGTTGCTCGGGGGCGTGTATGCCGGGCACGCCGACCTCATCTCGGCCCGGGCCGCCCTGCCCGCGCTGCTGCGCGCCGCGCAGGACGGACAGCGGCTGCAGGAAGCAGCGTCCCGGATCCTGCCCGCACCCACCGACGGCACCCAGTCAGTGGGCACGGCACCGGTCTTCGCCACGGTGCGGGGCGGGCTGCACCGGCTCGTGGACGCCGCGGCCGGGCACATCACGGCCGCCGGGGGTGATGTCCGCACCGGCACCCTCGCGCGCGAGCTGCGCCGACACCCGGATGGTGGCTTCGAGGTGGTGACCGGCCCGCGACCGGACCCCACGGCATACCGGGCCGACCGGGTCGTGCTCGCGACCCCTCCCGCGGCGACCGCGCGACTGCTGCGCGACGTGTCCCCCGCCGCTGCGGACCGGCTCGTCGGCGTGGAGACAGCCTCGATGGCCGTGCTGACCTTCGCCTTCGCGACCGCATCGCTGGGGCAGCTCGACGGCTCCGGGGTCCTGCTGCCGCCGGTGGAGGGCCGCACCATCAAGGCGGCGACCTTCAGCGCCACGAAGTGGGACTGGGTGCGCGAGCTGGGCCGGGGCGCCGGGCCCGACGGCGAGGACGTCACGTTCCTGCGCACGTCCGTGGGCAGGCACCGCGAAGAGGCGACGCTCCAGCGTCCCGACGAGGAGCTGCTGGCCGCCGCGCTGGGAGACCTTCGGGCCGTCCTGGGTCGAGACCTCCCGCCCCCGGTGGACGCGCACGTGCAGCGCTGGGGCGGTGCGCTGCCGCAGTATGCCGTCGGGCACGTCGAGCTCGTCGCGCAGGTGCGCGCCGCGGTCGCGCAGGCGCCCGGGATCGCGGTGTGCGGGGCGACCTACGACGGGGTCGGGGTGCCCGCCTGCATCGCCTCGGCCCGCCGTGCCGTGGCGGAGCTGCACCCCGCACAATGAGGGGCATGGCCGACTACACCCACCCCACCCCCGACCAGGCCGAGGAGATCAACGCCTCGCTGCGGTATGCCGCCTACTCGGTCTTCCGCTCGGCGGCTCCGCTGCCGCAGGGCAAGGCGCGCGCGAGCCTGGTCGCGCAGCTCGACCGGCTCTTCCAGGAGCTGGAGCAAGAGGGCCTCGTGATCCGCGGGGTCTACGACGTCTCCGCCCTGCGTGCCGACGCTGACCTGATGATCTGGTGGCACGCGGAGCAGGTCGAGACGGTCCAGCGGGCCTACCAGCGGTTCCGGCAGACCGACCTCGGCCAGCACCTGGCACCGGTGTGGAGCAACGTCGCGATCCACCGGCCGGCGGAGTTCAACCGCGGCCACGTGCCGGCCTTCCTCTCCGGGGCCGAGCCCAAGGACTACATCTGCGTCTACCCCTTCGTGCGGTCCTACGACTGGTACGTCATGGACGCCGAGGACCGCTCCCGCATGCTGCGCGAGCACGGGATGGCGGCCCGCGACTACAAGGACGTGCTGGCCAACACCCTCGCGAGCTTCGCGCTCGGCGACTACGAGTTCCTGCTCGCCTTCGAGGCCGACGAGCTGCACCGGATCGTCGACCTCATGCGGGAGCTGCGCAACACCGAGGCGCGCCTGCACGTCCGGGAGGAGATCCCGTTCTTCACCGGCCCGCGCGTGAGCCTGGAGCGGATCGTCGACGCGCTGCCCTGAGCGTCGTCGGGGGCCTCGGCCGCGGATTGAGGGCCTCGGGATCGTCTCGGTCTCTGCGGTGACCTGAGCAAGGTTGCGCACCTGATGCACGGCTCTCGACGGCTCACCGGTGCATACCTTGCCCAGGTCGGCTGGACGCGGCGG encodes the following:
- the hemE gene encoding uroporphyrinogen decarboxylase produces the protein MPCETRAVTSPASSSTDLTPSPADSVLVRAARRQPVGHTPVWFMRQAGRSLPEYREVRRDVPMLTACRTPELVTEITLQPVRRHGVDAAIFFSDIVVPLMAVGVDLDIVAGTGPVIAEPIRTRADLDRLPELTAEHLPDIAESVRLLVGELGHTPLIGFAGAPFTLASYLVEGGPSKNHERTKALMHGDPQLWSDLCARLAQISRTFLRVQVEAGASAVQLFDSWAGHLSRADYLRHVEPHSRSVLEGIGDLGVPRIHFGVGTGELLPAMAQAGADVIGVDYRVSLSDGAARTGGRYAVQGNLDPALLFAPWEALAARVREIVDEGRADGVPGHIFNLGHGVLPDTDPTVLTRVVELVHEHSAR
- a CDS encoding DUF4349 domain-containing protein, coding for MGTRTIVAAVVAVLLALLTGCSSADSGAQNAGADAASGYAADAEDGAEGDAAQEGGDEAGSRAAEAAAEIGEGSVATDGEAPLMVRRVELEVVVEAVDAAVTRARATVTGAGGYVSSEDVRPGTEDRGGYGSLVLRVPSAELDPVVATLGELGQVQSSSSSADDVTTEYRDVEARIATLEAGATRLRDLVEEAPDVESIASLERELSTREAELDALKARMQVLADDVTRSTITLHLAEASQDLDEARPDTGFVAGLQQGWDAFAASVTVLLTLLGALLPFLVVLALILVPVLWWWRRRHGSSSARSTAPETESPHVSHHHAE
- the hemG gene encoding protoporphyrinogen oxidase, whose protein sequence is MTSWLVIGGGVSGLTAALAVLEREPTARVTVLEGSDRPGGKLSGARVAGCEVDVGAEAVLARRPEAVELADQVGLGDELVHPTSAGAQVWSRGRIHPLPRRTLMGVPADPGALTGLLTGDEVRRAAAEPAGRVEADDVSVGELVSGRMGGAVTQRLVEPLLGGVYAGHADLISARAALPALLRAAQDGQRLQEAASRILPAPTDGTQSVGTAPVFATVRGGLHRLVDAAAGHITAAGGDVRTGTLARELRRHPDGGFEVVTGPRPDPTAYRADRVVLATPPAATARLLRDVSPAAADRLVGVETASMAVLTFAFATASLGQLDGSGVLLPPVEGRTIKAATFSATKWDWVRELGRGAGPDGEDVTFLRTSVGRHREEATLQRPDEELLAAALGDLRAVLGRDLPPPVDAHVQRWGGALPQYAVGHVELVAQVRAAVAQAPGIAVCGATYDGVGVPACIASARRAVAELHPAQ
- the hemQ gene encoding hydrogen peroxide-dependent heme synthase, giving the protein MADYTHPTPDQAEEINASLRYAAYSVFRSAAPLPQGKARASLVAQLDRLFQELEQEGLVIRGVYDVSALRADADLMIWWHAEQVETVQRAYQRFRQTDLGQHLAPVWSNVAIHRPAEFNRGHVPAFLSGAEPKDYICVYPFVRSYDWYVMDAEDRSRMLREHGMAARDYKDVLANTLASFALGDYEFLLAFEADELHRIVDLMRELRNTEARLHVREEIPFFTGPRVSLERIVDALP